Proteins encoded by one window of Blautia luti:
- a CDS encoding prolipoprotein diacylglyceryl transferase produces MKNELLTIGPLTVYGYGFMIAVGLLCAWYTAEKRARKLHLAYEHVFYLVVWCAIGGFASAKILFCITEWRSFLEDPLQLIGSEGFVVYGGIIGGILSGWIYCRVKKLKFLSYFDLMMPSIALAQGFGRIGCFLAGCCYGKETSGPLSVTFTNSDFAPNNVALIPTQIYSSILDFGHFFLLLYIARHKKADGQVAACYLIFYSIGRFVLEFFRGDLERGSVGNLSTSQFISIFTVLAGILTWFLAEKMNKSEKRA; encoded by the coding sequence ATGAAAAATGAACTTCTTACAATAGGTCCGCTGACGGTTTACGGGTATGGATTCATGATCGCAGTAGGACTGCTCTGCGCATGGTACACTGCGGAAAAGAGAGCACGGAAACTCCATCTGGCATATGAGCATGTGTTTTATCTGGTGGTCTGGTGTGCCATTGGCGGTTTTGCGTCGGCAAAGATTCTCTTCTGCATTACAGAGTGGAGAAGTTTTCTTGAGGATCCCCTTCAGCTGATCGGGTCGGAAGGATTTGTGGTTTACGGCGGTATTATCGGAGGAATCTTAAGCGGATGGATCTACTGCAGAGTAAAAAAACTGAAATTTCTTTCATATTTTGACCTGATGATGCCGTCTATTGCGTTGGCTCAGGGATTCGGAAGGATCGGTTGTTTCCTGGCAGGGTGCTGTTATGGAAAGGAAACTTCAGGTCCATTGTCTGTCACATTTACAAATTCGGATTTCGCACCAAACAATGTAGCGCTGATCCCTACGCAGATCTATTCCAGTATTCTGGATTTCGGACATTTTTTCCTGCTGCTGTACATTGCACGGCATAAAAAGGCGGATGGTCAGGTGGCTGCCTGTTATCTAATCTTCTACAGCATTGGCAGATTTGTCCTGGAATTTTTCAGAGGGGATCTGGAGCGTGGAAGTGTGGGAAATCTTTCAACTTCCCAGTTTATCAGCATTTTTACAGTACTGGCAGGGATCCTGACCTGGTTTCTGGCAGAAAAAATGAATAAAAGTGAAAAAAGAGCATAG
- a CDS encoding S8 family peptidase translates to MFRDEDYEFPDISCSAQTVPPAQDERFGDFILKYGEGLEEQYAGRPESVFLPVNEMFGILYVPLDEMGPLEINSYTYASIPKCYTFMDVDALNTAGITRMQNHPYLKLQGDGVAIAVIDSGIDYRNPIFMEGDRSRIACIWDQTIEGQENAEVPYGKVFFREEIEQALASERPEELVPSADENGHGTAVAGLAAGNSVPAENFSGAAPKASLIIVKLKNAKNYLREFYQFPPDAQVYQENDIMLGIAFAVRMARKMGMPVSVCLGLGTSQGAHIGDSELSRYLNYINEDSNVSVSVAAGNEGVAQHHFTADLSVENSQETAELRVAEGEEGFYMEFWGNPPDEYSISVQSPIGEILYVSSSLGAGTQQLFFIFTETRVLVNYVGMERTTGKQLVYFRFFHPAPGIWKIHVTRQEGSGSRFHMWLPVQGLISADTYFLQSTPYNTVTAPGDSVRSITATAYQYRDNSLFYQAGRGFTPDNQVTPDLAAPGVNLLIPLRGGGFGTGSGSSLAAAITAGAAALMLEWAIVRGNIPYASGNIVKYALQKGADRDENVNYPNPGWGYGRLDLYHTFEILK, encoded by the coding sequence ATGTTCAGGGATGAAGATTATGAATTCCCCGATATTTCCTGTTCTGCACAGACAGTGCCGCCTGCGCAGGATGAGAGATTCGGGGATTTTATTTTGAAATATGGGGAAGGTCTGGAGGAGCAGTATGCAGGCAGGCCGGAAAGTGTATTTCTGCCTGTGAATGAAATGTTCGGGATACTTTATGTGCCTTTGGATGAGATGGGACCCCTTGAGATCAACTCCTATACATATGCGTCCATTCCCAAGTGCTATACATTTATGGATGTAGATGCCCTGAATACAGCAGGGATCACCAGGATGCAGAATCATCCGTATTTGAAGCTGCAGGGAGATGGGGTGGCCATTGCTGTGATCGATTCAGGAATTGACTACAGAAATCCCATTTTCATGGAAGGAGACAGAAGCAGGATCGCCTGTATCTGGGATCAGACCATAGAGGGGCAGGAAAATGCAGAAGTTCCTTATGGAAAGGTTTTCTTCCGGGAGGAAATTGAACAGGCGCTGGCATCCGAAAGGCCGGAGGAGCTTGTTCCATCAGCAGATGAGAACGGACATGGGACAGCTGTGGCAGGGCTGGCAGCAGGAAATTCTGTTCCGGCAGAAAATTTCTCGGGAGCAGCGCCGAAAGCATCTTTGATCATTGTGAAATTGAAAAATGCGAAAAACTATCTCAGGGAATTTTATCAGTTTCCACCGGATGCACAGGTATATCAGGAAAATGATATTATGCTTGGAATCGCCTTTGCTGTGAGGATGGCCAGAAAGATGGGAATGCCGGTTTCTGTGTGCCTTGGCCTTGGAACCAGTCAGGGGGCACATATCGGGGACAGCGAACTGAGCAGATACCTGAATTATATTAATGAGGATTCCAATGTATCTGTATCAGTGGCTGCGGGAAATGAAGGAGTAGCGCAGCATCATTTTACAGCGGATCTGTCTGTGGAAAACAGTCAGGAAACAGCCGAACTTCGGGTGGCAGAGGGGGAAGAGGGCTTCTATATGGAATTCTGGGGAAATCCTCCGGATGAGTACAGTATATCTGTGCAGTCGCCTATAGGGGAGATCCTGTATGTGAGCAGTTCACTGGGAGCAGGGACGCAGCAGCTGTTTTTTATTTTTACGGAAACCAGGGTTCTGGTGAATTATGTGGGAATGGAAAGGACCACAGGGAAGCAGCTGGTGTATTTTCGCTTTTTCCATCCTGCCCCGGGAATCTGGAAGATCCATGTTACCAGACAGGAGGGGTCGGGAAGCAGGTTTCATATGTGGCTTCCTGTACAGGGGCTGATCTCAGCAGATACGTATTTCCTCCAGTCCACCCCGTATAACACAGTCACAGCACCAGGGGATTCGGTGAGAAGTATTACAGCCACTGCTTATCAATACAGAGACAACAGTCTGTTCTACCAGGCTGGCAGAGGGTTTACTCCGGATAATCAGGTAACTCCGGATCTGGCAGCACCTGGGGTAAATCTGCTGATCCCGCTGCGTGGCGGCGGGTTCGGGACCGGTTCAGGGAGCAGCCTGGCAGCAGCCATCACCGCGGGGGCAGCAGCTCTGATGCTGGAGTGGGCCATTGTCAGAGGAAATATCCCTTATGCATCGGGAAATATTGTAAAATATGCTCTGCAGAAAGGGGCAGACAGGGATGAAAATGTGAATTATCCCAATCCGGGATGGGGGTATGGAAGGCTGGATCTGTATCATACGTTTGAAATATTAAAATAA
- a CDS encoding uracil-xanthine permease family protein: MKRGSIFETDGIPRMGEALPLAMQHVVAMIVGCVTPAIIVSGAVPGGLSKEDQVILIQSALVIAALSTLLQLFPIGGKAKFAIGSGLPIIMGVSFAYVPSMQAIAESYGIAAIMGAEIVGGIVAVVMGLLVKKIRIFFPPLITGTVVFTIGLSLYPTAINYMAGGTSNPDYGSWQNWAIAFFTLIVVTALNHFGKGIWKLASILIGIIVGYLVSIPFGMVDFSSVGEAGVCQLPSLMHFGVQFEPSSCVALGILFAINSIQAIGDYSATTIGAMDRTPKDEELQRGIVGYGISNVVGALLGGLPTATYSQNVGIVTTTKVINRWVLGLAAAILGIAGLVPKFSAILTTIPQCVLGGATVSVFASIAMTGMKLVASAEMDYRNSSIVGLAAALGMGVSQATAALASFPTWVTTIFGKSPVVLATIIAVLLNIILPKIRDEEKVEAKKKIEIEHKLEEDHKEFGE, encoded by the coding sequence ATGAAGAGAGGCAGTATTTTTGAAACTGACGGAATTCCCCGCATGGGTGAGGCGTTACCCCTTGCCATGCAGCACGTCGTAGCCATGATCGTAGGGTGCGTGACACCGGCGATCATTGTGTCCGGAGCTGTTCCGGGCGGTCTTTCCAAAGAGGATCAGGTTATTCTGATCCAGTCAGCACTGGTTATTGCAGCATTATCAACTTTGCTTCAGCTGTTTCCAATCGGAGGAAAGGCGAAATTTGCAATCGGCTCAGGCCTGCCTATTATTATGGGTGTCAGTTTTGCTTACGTGCCAAGTATGCAGGCGATAGCGGAATCGTACGGCATCGCGGCGATCATGGGCGCGGAGATCGTCGGCGGTATTGTAGCAGTTGTCATGGGTCTGCTGGTTAAGAAGATCAGGATATTTTTTCCACCTCTGATCACGGGAACTGTTGTATTTACCATTGGTCTTTCTCTGTATCCTACTGCGATCAACTACATGGCAGGTGGTACCAGCAATCCGGATTACGGCTCATGGCAGAACTGGGCGATCGCGTTCTTTACACTGATCGTTGTTACTGCACTGAACCATTTTGGAAAAGGAATCTGGAAACTGGCTTCGATCCTGATCGGTATTATTGTAGGATACCTGGTTTCTATTCCTTTTGGAATGGTGGATTTCTCAAGTGTTGGTGAGGCCGGGGTCTGTCAGCTTCCGTCTCTGATGCATTTCGGAGTGCAGTTCGAGCCATCGTCCTGTGTGGCACTGGGAATTTTGTTTGCCATTAATTCTATTCAGGCGATCGGAGATTATTCTGCCACAACGATCGGAGCTATGGACAGAACTCCTAAGGACGAGGAACTGCAGAGAGGAATCGTTGGATACGGTATTTCCAATGTTGTGGGAGCACTTCTGGGAGGTCTTCCCACAGCTACATACAGCCAGAACGTAGGTATCGTTACGACCACAAAAGTCATCAACCGCTGGGTACTGGGACTTGCAGCTGCAATTCTTGGTATAGCAGGTCTGGTTCCGAAATTCTCGGCAATCCTGACAACCATCCCTCAGTGTGTACTGGGCGGTGCCACAGTATCTGTATTTGCGTCTATCGCAATGACAGGTATGAAACTGGTTGCTTCTGCTGAGATGGATTATCGTAATTCCTCTATCGTAGGACTTGCAGCGGCACTGGGAATGGGTGTATCCCAGGCAACAGCAGCACTTGCAAGTTTCCCGACATGGGTGACTACGATCTTCGGCAAATCACCGGTTGTTCTTGCAACTATCATTGCAGTACTTCTGAATATCATCCTTCCGAAAATACGGGACGAGGAGAAAGTAGAGGCAAAAAAAAAGATTGAAATAGAGCATAAACTGGAAGAAGACCATAAGGAATTCGGAGAATAA
- a CDS encoding arginase family protein, translating to MKEDKTEGMFPAVILNLSGIYKEEKFWLQGNGNSERCEQISEISWVDAQDISGTNCYCDEEAAAEINRRTENVPVAGIHFIDSGNYHYITRLWIGRIREPFRLLVFDNHTDMQLPAFGGLLSCGGWIAAALEELEKLCQVILVGPDEEACSQVEDRLKEKVVFLSREHLASLKKEEILQELKGILAGNDLPLYLSIDKDVLGTEDAQTTWSQGDMSLQTLAGCVKQTLECAEQVPFKIAGVDICGECDRESAHDSTSNDKANRELLELFLPIRGK from the coding sequence ATGAAAGAAGATAAGACAGAGGGAATGTTCCCGGCAGTGATCCTGAATCTGTCCGGGATTTATAAGGAAGAGAAATTCTGGTTACAGGGAAATGGAAACTCAGAAAGATGTGAACAAATAAGTGAGATATCCTGGGTAGATGCTCAGGATATCTCCGGTACAAACTGCTACTGTGATGAAGAAGCAGCCGCAGAGATCAACAGAAGAACAGAAAATGTGCCAGTTGCCGGGATCCATTTTATTGATTCCGGCAATTATCACTATATTACCAGGCTGTGGATCGGCAGGATCAGAGAGCCTTTCCGCTTACTGGTATTTGATAATCATACAGATATGCAGCTGCCTGCATTCGGAGGTCTTTTGTCCTGCGGAGGATGGATCGCAGCAGCTCTGGAAGAACTGGAAAAACTTTGCCAGGTGATCCTCGTAGGACCGGATGAGGAGGCCTGCAGTCAGGTGGAAGACAGATTGAAGGAAAAGGTGGTTTTTCTTTCCAGGGAGCATCTGGCATCGCTGAAAAAAGAGGAAATTTTGCAGGAACTAAAGGGTATTCTGGCAGGGAATGATCTGCCATTATATTTGTCTATTGATAAGGATGTGCTGGGAACAGAAGACGCACAGACTACCTGGAGCCAGGGGGACATGTCCCTGCAGACTCTTGCCGGCTGTGTAAAACAGACGCTGGAATGTGCAGAACAGGTGCCTTTTAAGATCGCAGGTGTGGATATCTGTGGGGAATGTGACAGGGAATCTGCTCATGACAGCACTTCCAATGACAAGGCGAACAGGGAACTGCTGGAGCTGTTTCTCCCCATAAGAGGGAAGTGA
- a CDS encoding HdeD family acid-resistance protein — protein MGKKISNFLKGEIVSSVFYIAFGLCLILIPDQTVNIICKVIFGLVMIAAGIYHIAIYAAEKEKATILDLFTGVIVLVLGVFLFFTPQIVVKILPYLLGAFVLVDSIWKLKGSIRLKKMEQGQWKVLLAGSIIFIILGGLILFFPFVSVPKMLLVCGCILTANGVADLVFLIILKVCLKKGKKRQLEKEETEKGTQEEAGQQPETVIEPETVVQLENVQSTEPEPETEEPVEYEEPSAENADIQDTEPFVEPEEVLEVQTEEAEDVLQPEWKDEEQESPGKEIREMLNDHEEPLEEWKD, from the coding sequence GTGGGGAAAAAAATTTCAAATTTTCTGAAGGGAGAGATCGTGTCCTCTGTATTTTACATTGCATTCGGTCTGTGTCTGATCCTTATTCCGGATCAGACAGTAAATATTATCTGCAAAGTAATCTTCGGACTGGTAATGATCGCTGCCGGAATCTATCACATTGCAATTTATGCTGCTGAGAAGGAGAAAGCAACGATCCTGGATCTGTTTACAGGAGTGATCGTGCTGGTGCTTGGGGTATTTCTTTTCTTTACACCCCAGATCGTGGTGAAGATCCTTCCTTATTTACTGGGAGCATTTGTACTGGTAGACAGCATCTGGAAACTGAAGGGAAGTATCCGGCTGAAAAAGATGGAGCAGGGACAGTGGAAAGTTCTGCTGGCAGGAAGCATTATTTTTATCATTCTGGGTGGACTGATCTTATTCTTTCCCTTTGTGTCTGTACCGAAAATGCTGCTGGTATGCGGCTGTATCCTTACTGCTAATGGTGTGGCTGATCTTGTTTTCCTGATCATTTTGAAAGTATGCCTGAAAAAAGGAAAGAAGCGTCAGCTGGAAAAGGAAGAAACTGAGAAGGGAACACAGGAAGAAGCTGGTCAGCAGCCGGAAACTGTAATAGAGCCGGAAACTGTTGTACAGTTGGAAAATGTGCAGAGCACAGAACCGGAGCCGGAGACAGAGGAGCCTGTTGAATATGAAGAGCCGTCTGCAGAGAATGCTGACATTCAGGACACGGAGCCTTTTGTGGAGCCTGAAGAGGTTTTGGAGGTACAGACAGAAGAGGCAGAGGATGTTCTGCAGCCGGAGTGGAAGGATGAGGAACAGGAAAGCCCTGGAAAGGAAATCAGGGAAATGCTGAATGATCATGAGGAACCGCTGGAAGAGTGGAAGGACTGA
- a CDS encoding 6-phosphofructokinase, with protein sequence MSRKNLIVGQSGGPTAVINSSLYGVVSEGRRHPETIEHIYGMVNGIEGFLNGTVLDFAETLPDEKLDGLKITPGAYLGSCRYKLPESLEDPVYPKLFQKFQEMNIGWFFYIGGNDSMDTVSKLSRYAAQTGSDIRIMGEPKTIDNDLVHTDHTPGFGSAARYVASTVREITIDANVYEKKSVTIVEIMGRHAGWLTAASALARKYTGDNPLLIYLPEISFDQEAFLEAVEKSFEKNCNVIVCVSEGIHDAEGTFICEYDNSVGTDTFGHKMLAGCGKYLENLVRSRLGVKARSVELNVSQRCSASMMSATDQQEAIKAGEYGVQAALKGETGKMISFIRRETSDGTYLMECGLEDVNHICNEEKTVPLDWITPEGSDVTEAFVRYARPLIQGTVEIPCGEDGLPAFVYRK encoded by the coding sequence ATGTCCAGAAAGAATCTGATCGTCGGTCAGTCCGGCGGCCCTACCGCAGTTATCAACAGCAGCCTTTACGGAGTTGTCTCAGAAGGAAGACGACATCCGGAAACTATTGAACATATTTATGGAATGGTAAACGGAATCGAAGGCTTTTTGAACGGAACAGTCCTTGATTTCGCAGAAACACTTCCAGATGAGAAACTGGATGGCCTGAAGATCACACCAGGTGCCTATCTGGGTTCCTGCCGTTATAAACTGCCGGAATCCCTGGAAGATCCGGTCTATCCGAAACTTTTTCAGAAATTCCAGGAGATGAATATCGGGTGGTTTTTCTATATCGGCGGAAATGATTCCATGGATACGGTAAGTAAACTTTCACGGTATGCGGCGCAGACAGGAAGCGATATCCGCATTATGGGAGAACCCAAGACTATTGACAATGACCTGGTACACACAGACCATACGCCGGGTTTCGGAAGTGCTGCAAGATATGTAGCTTCCACAGTTCGTGAGATTACCATTGATGCGAATGTTTATGAGAAGAAATCCGTGACCATTGTAGAGATCATGGGCCGCCACGCAGGATGGCTTACAGCAGCCTCCGCACTTGCACGTAAATACACCGGTGATAATCCGCTTCTTATTTATCTTCCGGAGATATCCTTCGATCAGGAAGCATTTCTGGAAGCAGTAGAGAAATCTTTCGAGAAAAACTGCAATGTTATTGTCTGCGTATCCGAAGGCATCCACGATGCAGAAGGGACTTTCATCTGTGAATATGACAATTCTGTAGGCACAGACACCTTTGGCCATAAGATGCTGGCAGGATGTGGCAAATATCTGGAAAATCTGGTCCGCAGCCGTCTCGGTGTCAAAGCCCGCTCTGTGGAACTGAATGTCAGCCAGCGCTGTTCCGCATCCATGATGTCAGCCACAGATCAGCAGGAAGCTATCAAAGCAGGGGAATATGGCGTACAGGCAGCACTGAAGGGAGAAACCGGAAAAATGATCTCCTTTATCCGTAGGGAAACTTCGGACGGAACTTATCTTATGGAATGTGGTCTTGAAGATGTGAACCACATTTGTAATGAAGAGAAGACGGTTCCTCTGGACTGGATTACCCCGGAGGGTTCTGACGTCACAGAAGCCTTTGTCCGCTATGCCCGTCCGCTTATCCAGGGAACTGTGGAAATTCCCTGTGGGGAAGATGGTCTGCCCGCCTTTGTTTATCGCAAATAA